Proteins encoded within one genomic window of uncultured Sphingopyxis sp.:
- the miaB gene encoding tRNA (N6-isopentenyl adenosine(37)-C2)-methylthiotransferase MiaB, whose protein sequence is MKSDSLPNPQKTFHVKSFGCQMNVYDGERMAEMLGAEGYVAAADGADADLVVLNTCHIREKAAEKVYSDIGRLKRADGSTPTIAVAGCVAQAEGAEIARRAPSVDVVVGPQAYHRLPGLIARAERGEKAVDLDMPLESKFGALPKRSGNQRPTAFLTVQEGCDKFCTYCVVPYTRGAEISRPFADLIAEARALVAGGVREITLLGQNVNAWDGEDEQGRAIGLDGLIRELAKEDGLERIRYTTSHPNDMTDGLIAAHGEIEKLMPFLHLPVQAGSDRILAAMNRSHSVDSYLRVIERVREARPDIAISGDFIVGFPGETEEDFDKTMKLIEDVGFDTSFSFIYSRRPGTPAASMEDQVEEAVMNDRLQRLQALLNEQQQGFNEATVGRATRLLLERKGKHDGQLIGKSPWLQSVHVTAPGLAIGDMVDVRVTSAGPNSLGAELLMEAVA, encoded by the coding sequence ATGAAATCCGACTCTCTCCCAAATCCTCAGAAGACCTTCCACGTCAAATCCTTCGGCTGCCAGATGAACGTCTATGACGGCGAGCGCATGGCCGAGATGCTAGGCGCCGAGGGCTATGTCGCGGCGGCCGATGGCGCCGACGCCGATTTGGTCGTGCTCAACACCTGCCACATCCGCGAAAAGGCGGCCGAGAAAGTCTATTCGGACATCGGCCGGCTGAAGCGCGCCGACGGCAGCACGCCGACCATCGCCGTCGCTGGCTGCGTCGCGCAGGCCGAAGGCGCCGAGATCGCGCGCCGCGCGCCCAGCGTCGACGTCGTCGTCGGCCCGCAGGCCTATCACCGCCTGCCCGGCCTCATCGCGCGCGCCGAGCGGGGAGAGAAGGCGGTCGACCTCGACATGCCGCTCGAAAGCAAGTTCGGCGCGCTGCCGAAGCGCAGCGGCAACCAGCGCCCGACCGCCTTCCTGACCGTGCAGGAAGGCTGCGACAAATTCTGCACCTATTGCGTCGTTCCCTATACGCGCGGCGCCGAGATCAGCCGGCCCTTCGCCGACCTGATCGCCGAAGCGCGCGCGCTCGTTGCGGGCGGCGTCCGCGAGATCACCTTGCTCGGGCAGAACGTCAATGCGTGGGACGGCGAGGACGAGCAGGGCAGGGCGATCGGCCTCGACGGGTTGATCCGCGAACTCGCGAAAGAGGACGGGCTCGAGCGCATCCGCTACACGACGAGCCATCCCAACGACATGACCGACGGGCTGATCGCGGCGCATGGCGAGATCGAGAAGCTGATGCCTTTTCTCCACCTGCCGGTGCAGGCGGGCAGCGACCGCATCCTCGCCGCGATGAACCGCAGCCATAGCGTCGACAGCTATCTGCGCGTCATCGAACGCGTCCGCGAAGCGCGCCCCGACATCGCGATCTCGGGCGACTTCATCGTTGGCTTCCCCGGTGAAACCGAAGAAGATTTCGACAAGACCATGAAGCTGATCGAAGACGTGGGTTTCGATACCTCGTTCTCGTTCATCTATTCGCGCCGCCCCGGCACGCCCGCGGCGAGCATGGAGGATCAGGTCGAGGAGGCGGTGATGAACGATCGCCTCCAGCGGCTTCAGGCGCTGCTCAACGAGCAGCAGCAGGGGTTCAACGAAGCGACCGTCGGCCGCGCGACGCGCCTGCTTCTCGAACGCAAGGGCAAGCATGACGGCCAGTTGATCGGCAAATCGCCCTGGCTGCAGTCGGTCCACGTCACCGCGCCGGGCCTCGCGATCGGCGACATGGTCGACGTGCGCGTCACCTCGGCCGGGCCGAACAGCCTCGGCGCCGAACTTCTGATGGAAGCAGTCGCCTAG
- a CDS encoding PhoH family protein has product MSKRPLTASTPAEPGDRVRLTAEFERTQLLGILFGEFDRNLVAIENRLGVYISARGNRVQIEGEAEAAARARDVLTELYNRIEQGQEVDAGLVDGVIAMSAQPTLDGIIRHDTSEAPPVMIRTRKKTIVPRAPSQVPYMQALARDEVIFALGPAGTGKTYLAVAQAVAQLITGSVQRLILSRPAVEAGEKLGFLPGDMKEKVDPYLRPLYDALHDCLPAEQVERRIASGEIEIAPLAFMRGRTLADAFIILDEAQNTTIPQMKMFLTRFGMNSRMVICGDPKQVDLPMPATSGLADAVARLEGLEGINVSRFTAADVVRHPIVGRIVEAYEGPGA; this is encoded by the coding sequence GTGTCCAAACGCCCGCTGACCGCCTCCACCCCCGCCGAACCCGGCGACCGCGTCCGACTGACGGCGGAGTTCGAGCGAACGCAGCTTCTGGGCATTCTTTTCGGCGAGTTCGACCGCAATCTCGTCGCGATCGAGAACCGCCTCGGCGTCTATATCTCGGCGCGCGGCAACCGTGTGCAGATCGAGGGCGAGGCCGAAGCCGCGGCGCGCGCGCGCGACGTGCTCACCGAACTCTACAATCGCATCGAACAGGGGCAGGAGGTCGACGCGGGGCTCGTCGATGGGGTGATCGCGATGTCGGCGCAGCCGACGCTCGACGGCATCATCCGCCACGACACGAGCGAAGCGCCGCCGGTGATGATCCGCACGCGCAAGAAGACGATCGTCCCGCGCGCGCCGTCGCAGGTCCCCTATATGCAGGCGCTCGCGCGCGACGAGGTGATCTTCGCGCTCGGCCCCGCGGGCACCGGCAAGACCTATCTCGCGGTCGCGCAGGCGGTCGCGCAGCTCATCACCGGCAGCGTCCAGCGCCTGATCCTCTCGCGCCCCGCGGTCGAGGCGGGCGAAAAGCTCGGCTTCCTCCCCGGCGACATGAAGGAAAAGGTCGATCCCTATCTGCGCCCGCTCTACGACGCGCTCCACGACTGCCTGCCCGCCGAGCAGGTCGAGCGCCGCATCGCGAGCGGCGAGATCGAGATCGCGCCGCTGGCCTTCATGCGCGGCCGCACCCTCGCCGACGCCTTCATCATCCTCGACGAGGCGCAGAACACGACGATCCCGCAGATGAAGATGTTCCTGACCCGCTTCGGCATGAACAGCCGGATGGTGATCTGCGGCGACCCGAAGCAGGTCGACCTGCCGATGCCCGCGACCTCGGGCCTCGCCGACGCGGTCGCGCGGCTCGAGGGGCTCGAAGGCATCAACGTCAGCCGCTTCACCGCCGCCGACGTCGTCCGCCACCCGATCGTCGGCCGGATCGTCGAGGCCTATGAGGGGCCGGGGGCTTAA